The following coding sequences lie in one Helicoverpa zea isolate HzStark_Cry1AcR chromosome 14, ilHelZeax1.1, whole genome shotgun sequence genomic window:
- the LOC124636515 gene encoding uncharacterized protein LOC124636515, whose amino-acid sequence MYSPKLRPPVMYEVTKSRQSVDEGSPFCNIRCWLIVWAMLRLLVSIFWTSIISIATLATMASYFTDEKSPHYGESPYMLVFEIPAIISQLVEFGMLITFIVAGFKKSAELYTHYYRYCIITVAIYIVCVSSYLVLGYNYGHFAVEIYLTYHFDDLFDMFAIAIDDDTKIFLFTAIIDVCLEMLLIRFVKKLIKRYEDNDDCATV is encoded by the exons ATGTATTCCCCAAAGCTAAGGCCTCCAGTCATGTATGAGGTCACTAAATCAAGACAGTCAGTCGACGAGGGCTCGCCTTTCTGCAATATCAGATGCTGGTTAATAGTTTGGGCTATGTTGCGAttg ttggTATCAATATTCTGGACGTCCATAATATCCATAGCGACCCTAGCCACGATGGCTTCATACTTCACAGATGAGAAATCCCCACATTATGGCGAATCTCCTTACATGTTGGTGTTTGAAATACCAGCTATTATTTCACAACTTGTGGAATTTGGTATGCTGATCACATTCATAGTGGCTGGATTTAAG aAAAGTGCAGAACTATACACGCACTATTACCGGTACTGTATTATCACAGTTGCTATATACATAGTGTGTGTATCCTCATATTTGGTTTTGGGCTATAATTACGGACATTTCGCCGTCGAGATCTACTTGACTTATCATTTTGATGACCTATTCGATATGTTTGCAATCGCAATTGATGATGATACGAAGATTTTCCTTTTTACGGCCATTATTGATGTTT gTCTGGAAATGCTGCTGATTCGTTTCGTGAAGAAACTAATCAAGAGATACGAGGATAATGACGACTGTGCAACGGTGTAG